A window of the Brassica napus cultivar Da-Ae chromosome C5, Da-Ae, whole genome shotgun sequence genome harbors these coding sequences:
- the LOC106362492 gene encoding uncharacterized protein LOC106362492, producing the protein MGRMLKTMPKIWKVYDRVRGVALTKERFQFVFELETDIQMVLNQGFWTFDDWGMAMERWVEFPPPNYLQTAKVWVRLYNLPVNYLTLKTIDAVADGIGHVKVIEFDPEKPLLNDYIRVQVVLDLNLPVRDKKSVTLPGGRIEYVDVGYERIRKKCFHCLRLSHEKQKCPLLQGVRQHHNNLADKIMPLLAPSIPPGFEPHASLVAPEVFEQMRLYMNCSDPEERIIREAKMKKTLNELSQDPIAQRSCLRLESAPKVAPLTIEGRGKIFDFSRVQSDQLLDGAESSSKGTDLHKRQRSKDPTKRHQRKEVVETNGLMTSSSHRQDSVLIRTSDQFGTSPANLDDPKVFLKSPALSGGFTVGVGDGQIGERGSRSKSSHKSRTSWTRRNQNKRRVSSAEHSENHLIKEDAAGKRKAYEEGEVSSKMSRHNKGLMVHQKPSNPQ; encoded by the exons ATGGGAAGGATGTTAAAGACTATGCCCAAAATCTGGAAGGTTTATGATAGAGTTCGGGGGGTGGCTCTTACTAAGGAGAGATTTCAGTTCGTCTTTGAGCTTGAGACTGATATACAGATGGTTCTCAATCAGGGTTTCTGGACTTTTGATGATTGGGGAATGGCAATGGAACGATGGGTAGAATTTCCTCCCCCAAATTACCTTCAAACAGCTAAAGTGTGGGTGCGTCTCTACAACCTCCCAGTCAACTACCTCACTTTGAAGACGATTGATGCAGTTGCAGATGGTATAGGCCATGTCAAGGTGATTGAGTTCGACCCTGAAAAACCGCTACTGAATGACTATATCAGAGTCCAAGTTGTTTTGGACCTAAATCTACCGGTTCGAGACAAAAAATCGGTGACGCTACCTGGAGGCAGAATTGAATATGTGGACGTTGGATATGAACGCATCAGGAAGAAGTGTTTCCACTGCCTGAGGCTGTCGCATGAGAAACAAAAATGTCCCCTGCTCCAAG GAGTTAGGCAGCATCATAACAATCTGGCTGACAAGATCATGCCTCTTCTAGCTCCATCCATTCCTCCTGGTTTTGAGCCTCATGCATCCTTAGTTGCACCGGAGGTCTTTGAGCAGATGAGGCTCTACATGAATTGTTCTGATCCAGAGGAGAGGATTATCAGAGAAGCAAAGATGAAGAAAACTCTCAATGAGCTATCTCAGGACCCCATCGCCCAACGATCTTGCTTGCGTCTTGAATCTGCTCCAAAAGTAGCACCGTTAACAATTGAGGGTAGAGGTAAAATCTTTGATTTCAGCAGAGTCCAGTCAGATCAGCTCCTTGACGGTGCAGAATCTTCATCCAAGGGTACTGATCTCCACAAACGGCAAAGGTCGAAAGATCCAACAAAACGACATCAGAGGAAAGAGGTAGTAGAAACGAATGGACTTATGACCTCTAGCAGCCATAGACAAGATTCTGTCCTTATTCGCACAAGCGATCAGTTTGGTACATCACCTGCTAATCTTGATGATCCCAAAGTTTTTTTGAAATCCCCGGCCTTATCTGGTGGCTTTACTGTTGGGGTTGGCGATGGTCAGATAGGAGAACGTGGTAGCAGAAGTAAGAGTTCTCATAAGAGCAGAACCTCGTGGACCAGAAGgaaccaaaacaaaagaagagtcTCTTCAGCGGAACACTCTGAAAATCACCTCATCAAGGAGGATGCAGCTGGTAAACGCAAGGCATATGAAGAAGGGGAAGTTTCCTCAAAAATGTCACGACACAACAAGGGTTTGATGGTTCACCAGAAACCATCCAATCCTCAATGA
- the LOC125587053 gene encoding uncharacterized protein LOC125587053, translated as MLLYADTQESLIIQIQKAVEEASLWMELNTMQPTPTTVNGLNEEMKKWDPPLPGYVKCNIHANWRNAKLHSGVSFIVRDQSGNVLHHARDANTFSPNRATAELRCMVWTLQSLKDLGYQDVVIGSDFREIVEAIKKPLEWPLFRMLLQKINTFCGMFRSVAFELETVSSNQIVREIAKSVLRDGRFQSYLALGGPAWLHQRILRDALLISS; from the coding sequence ATGCTCTTATATGCGGATACACAGGAATCTCTAATCATTCAAATCCAAAAAGCGGTTGAAGAGGCAAGCCTATGGATGGAGTTGAATACAATGCAACCAACGCCTACGACCGTAAACGGGTTGAATGAGGAAATGAAGAAATGGGATCCACCTCTTCCAGGTTATGTCAAATGCAACATCCACGCAAACTGGAGAAACGCAAAGCTCCATAGTGGAGTGTCTTTCATTGTTCGTGATCAGAGTGGCAATGTCCTCCATCATGCTAGAGATGCTAACACTTTCTCTCCGAACAGAGCGACTGCTGAGCTTCGATGTATGGTATGGACCTTACAGAGTTTAAAGGATTTGGGTTATCAGGATGTTGTGATTGGTTCAGATTTTCGTGAGATCGTTGAAGCAATAAAGAAGCCCCTAGAATGGCCCTTGTTCAGAATGCTTCTTCAGAAGATTAACACTTTTTGTGGTATGTTCCGTTCGGTAGCTTTTGAGTTAGAGACGGTTTCTTCAAATCAGATAGTTAGAGAGATTGCAAAGAGTGTTCTTCGAGATGGTCGTTTTCAATCTTACTTGGCCTTAGGAGGACCGGCGTGGCTTCACCAAAGGATTTTAAGGGATGCATTGTTAATTAGCTCATAG
- the LOC106365598 gene encoding post-GPI attachment to proteins factor 3 produces MAVRYCTALLLVLSCLFSVSYASLGDADPNYRTCVAECERNGCVGQVCFPQCNSSSSSVGPWYTQEPLYLQWQKLGCQGDCRYHCMVNREKERESLGHVPIKYHGKWPFKRALGIQEPASVAFSVLNLAMHFHGWLSFFITLYYKLPLKQDKTAYYEYVGLWHMYGLLSMNSWFWSAVFHSRDVDITERLDYSSAIAVLGFSLILAILRTFDVRVEAARVMVSAPILAFVTTHILYINFYKLDYGWNMIVCVTMGVAQLLLWARWAAVSRHPSSWKLWVVVVAGGLAMLLEIYDFPPYEGYFDAHSIWHAITVPLTVLWWSFIRDDAEFRTSSLLKKSKTKAK; encoded by the exons ATGGCAGTACGCTACTGTACAGCTCTATTGCTGGTGTTGTCATGCCTTTTCAGTGTTTCATATGCTAGTCTTGGCGATGCCGATCCAAACTACAG GACATGTGTTGCAGAATGCGAGAGAAACGGTTGCGTTGGACAAGTGTGCTTCCCTCAGTGCAATTCTTCTTCATCCAGTGTTGGTCCATGGTACACACAAGAGCCTCTGTATTTGCAATGGCAAAAGCTGGGCTGCCAAGGTGATTGCCGTTATCACTGTATGGTTAATAGAGAGAAAGAACGGGAATCTCTTGGTCATGTCCCTATCAAGTACCATGGTAAATGGCCCTTCAAGCGTGCCCTTGGGATTCAG GAGCCTGCTTCTGTTGCCTTCTCTGTGCTCAACCTAGCGATGCATTTCCATGGGTGGCTTTCCTTCTTCATTACACTGTACTATAAGTTGCCTCTGAAGCAAGATAAGACGGCTTACTATGAATACGTTGGTTTGTGGCATATGTATGGTCTCCTCTCCATGAACTCTTGGTTCTGGAGTGCAGTTTTCCACAGCAG GGATGTTGATATCACAGAGAGGTTGGACTACTCATCTGCGATAGCAGTTCTCGGATTCTCTCTCATCTTAGCCATCCTAAGAACCTTTGATGTTCGGGTCGAGGCTGCAAGAGTCATGGTATCCGCTCCAATACTAGCTTTCGTCACCACCCACATTCTATACATTAACTTCTACAAACTCGACTACG GTTGGAACATGATCGTGTGTGTGACCATGGGAGTCGCCCAGCTACTGCTATGGGCAAGATGGGCGGCTGTCTCGAGACATCCTTCTAGTTGGAAACTTTGGGTGGTTGTGGTAGCTGGAGGGTTAGCTATGCTTTTGGAGATATATGATTTTCCTCCATATGAAGGCTACTTCGATGCTCACTCCATCTGGCACGCCATCACAGTTCCTCTTACTGTTCTCTGGTGGAGCTTTATTAGAGACGATGCTGAGTTCAGAACTTCTAGTCTTCTCAAGAAGTCTAAGACAAAGGCGAAGTAA
- the LOC106365597 gene encoding UDP-glycosyltransferase TURAN isoform X2, with protein MGKRGRACVVVLGDLGRSPRMQYHALSLARQASLQVDIVAYGGSIPHEAVLKHPSIHIHTMAQPRFIQLLPKILYPVTLLLKAFIQFTMLLWFLFVKVPAPDIFLVQNPPSVPTLIAVKWASSWRRAAFVVDWHNFGYTLLALSLGRNNVFVSLYRWFEKHYGKMATGSLCVTKAMQHELEQNWGVSARVLYDQPPEFFRPALLEERHELFCRVKKDLCHPIGVYDIISRGLENQEPSETLFTTKRNDEISLKQNRPALVVSSTSWTPDENFGILLEAAVMYDRRVAARSEGSDTAEISEERQHLYPNLLFIITGKGPEKEMYEEKIKRLNLKHVAFRTMWLSAEDYPLLLGSADLGVCLHTSSSGLDLPMKVVDMFGCGLPVCSVSYSCIQELVKDGQNGLLFSSSSELADQLLILFKGFPGNCDALLSLKAGAMETGSSGRWATEWEDCAKPLITQVVSQNVE; from the exons TTCTATACCTCATGAAGCTGTTTTAAAGCACCCTTCGATCCACATACATACCATG GCGCAGCCTCGGTTCATTCAGCTCTTGCCAAAGATACTGTATCCTGTAACTCTCTTGCTCAAGGCATTTATTCAGTTTACAATGCTTCTCTGGTTTCTTTTCGTCAAAGTACCAGCACCTGACATTTTCTTGGTTCAG AATCCACCTTCCGTTCCAACGCTAATTGCTGTTAAGTGGGCTAGTTCATGGAGACGTGCGGCGTTTGTTGTAGATTGGCATAATTTTGGATACACATTGCTGGCATTGTCTTTAGGAAGAAACAATGTCTTTGTATCCTTATACCGCTG GTTTGAGAAGCATTACGGAAAGATGGCAACGGGTTCTCTCTGTGTGACAAAAGCAATGCAGCATGAATTGGAACAGAACTGGGGAGTGAG TGCCAGAGTTTTATATGATCAACCTCCTGAGTTCTTCCGCCCCGCTTTGCTTGAAGAAAGGCATGAG TTGTTTTGCCGAGTGAAGAAAGATCTTTGTCATCCAATTGGTGTCTATGATATCATTAGTAGAG GGTTGGAGAATCAAGAGCCTAGTGAAACCCTTTTTACAACCAAAAGAAACGATGAAATCTCGCTGAAGCAAAACAGACCAGCTCTTGTTGTGAGCAGTACAAGCTG GACACCCGATGAAAATTTTGGTATCCTATTGGAAGCCGCAGTGATGTATGATCGGCGTGTTGCTGCAAGATCAGAAGGAAGTGATACAGCCGAAATTTCAGAAGAGCGACAACACCTTTATCCCAATTTGTTGTTCATCATTACAG GTAAAGGACCTGAGAAGGAGATGTACGAGGAGAAAATCAAACGGTTAAACCTCAAACATGTGGCATTTCGTACAATGTGGCTCTCAGCTGAAGATTACCCATTGCTTTTAGGCTCTGCAGATCTCGGTGTTTGCTTACACACTTCCTCATCTGGTTTAGACCTTCCCATGAAG GTTGTTGATATGTTTGGATGTGGCCTGCCAGTTTGTTCAGTTTCCTACTCATG CATTCAAGAACTTGTTAAGGATGGGCAGAACGGACTCTTGTTTTCATCTTCGTCGGAATTAGCAGATCAGTTACTG ATTCTCTTCAAGGGCTTTCCTGGGAACTGCGATGCCCTATTGTCACTTAAAGCGGGTGCAATGGAGACTGGTTCTTCGGGTCGATGGGCAACAGAGTGGGAAGATTGTGCAAAACCTTTGATTACTCAG GTCGTGTCTCAAAATGTGGAATGA